A single Glycine soja cultivar W05 chromosome 14, ASM419377v2, whole genome shotgun sequence DNA region contains:
- the LOC114384465 gene encoding F-box protein GID2-like, with protein MNNRNTKKAKLIIKEEEDETRGGSVYLDDNVLSEVLRHVDARSLAMAGCVSKQWQKMARDERLWELICTKQWVNTGCAEQQLRSLILALGGFRRLHALYLWPLSKPHAPPKPLWGKDEVHLSLSLLSIRYFEKMNNFLSTKKNT; from the coding sequence ATGAATAACAGGAACACGAAAAAGGCAAAGCTTATTAttaaggaagaggaagatgagaCACGTGGCGGAAGCGTGTACTTAGACGACAACGTTTTGTCCGAGGTGCTTCGGCACGTGGACGCGCGGTCGTTGGCGATGGCTGGGTGCGTGAGCAAGCAGTGGCAGAAGATGGCGCGTGACGAGAGGCTCTGGGAACTGATCTGCACGAAGCAGTGGGTAAACACAGGGTGTGCTGAGCAACAGCTACGATCGCTGATCCTCGCCCTCGGAGGCTTCCGTCGCCTCCACGCGCTCTACCTCTGGCCTCTCTCCAAGCCCCACGCGCCTCCCAAACCTCTTTGGGGCAAGGACGAGGTCcacctctccctctccctcctctCTATTCGTTACTTCGAGAAGATGAATAATTTCCTTAGCACCAAAAAAAACACATGA
- the LOC114383682 gene encoding MFP1 attachment factor 1-like, which translates to MSDTETTLEQPSTPPQPDPSAAVSFSIWPPTQRTRDAVVNRLIETLSAPSVLSKRYGTLSSDESSSAARQIEDEAFSAASSSDGIETLQVYSKEISKRMLDTVKARAAPIPSAEEGVAASVSD; encoded by the coding sequence ATGTCCGACACGGAAACCACGCTCGAGCAACCCTCCACTCCGCCGCAGCCCGACCCCTCCGCCGCCGTATCCTTCAGCATATGGCCCCCCACTCAGCGCACCCGCGACGCCGTCGTCAACCGCTTGATCGAGACCCTTTCCGCCCCCTCCGTCCTCTCCAAGCGCTACGGCACTCTCTCCTCCGACGAATCCTCCTCCGCCGCCCGCCAGATCGAGGACGAGGCCTTCTCCGCTGCCTCCTCTTCCGACGGCATTGAGACCCTCCAGGTCTACTCCAAGGAGATCAGCAAGCGCATGCTCGACACCGTTAAGGCCAGAGCTGCGCCGATTCCCTCCGCCGAAGAGGGCGTCGCCGCCTCCGTCTCCGACTAA